The Deltaproteobacteria bacterium genomic interval ACAATCTGGATGTCGATATGTCCGCCCAGGCGGAGAAACTTTCCGATTTGTGCGCTTTCCTGAAAAATCAGAAGACCCTCCTGGCCTGTACGCCTTCCATCTGGCCCACGAGGGGGTGGATCAGTTCCCGTTTCGGTTTCAGGATATCTCCCTTCACCAACCAGAGGGAGTTTCACAGGGGGCTGGACATATGCACACGGGAAGGGGCCAAGATCGTGGCACCGGCTGATGGAGTAGTCGTCAAGATGGGCAGGGACTATGGTTACGGAATCGTCCTGACCATCAATCATAAATTCGGCATCGAGACCAAATACGCCCACCTGAAGAAGATCCTGGTTAAAAGGGGCCAGACCGTCAAGAGGGGAGACGTGATCGCCCTGGTCGGCAATACAGGCCGCTCGACAGGCCCCCACCTGCATTACGAGGTCCACTTGAACGGCGCCGCCGTGGATCCCCTTCGTTACATCCTCAACTAGTATCCATCCGTAAGTAAGGTGATTTTGTTAAAGGTCAAGCTTCCGGCCCGGATCGGCGCCGACCAGCTTTCGGATTTATTTCTTTCCTGTTTTGTGTATATAATCCCCTCCTTGCAGGTCCGTATGGATACAATGCACCATGGATGTTTGAGTACGTCCTCAAGATACATCGACCTTTGAGGACCCCGGCTTTCACTTGCGGTTTGATTTTTGTTGGAGAGTGCAGGGAATCGAAACGGGGTACATGAGGTCAAAACCCTTTCCCGCTGACAAGGCGAGAGGGGGAATAGAGGAATCGATCATGTTAGGAAATCTTCTTAAAGGTCTTTTCGGAAGTAAGAACGAGAGAGAACTTAAGCGCATCGCCCCCCTGGTCGATGCCATCAATCGCCTGGAGCCCGAGTTCCAGACCCTTTCCGATGAAGCGCTTCGGGCCAAGACCGATGAATTCAGGTCGCGCCTCTCAAACGGAGAAACCCTGGAGGACATCCTGCCGGAGGCCTTCGCCGCCGTGCGCGAGGCCTCAGTGAGGGTCCTGGGCATGCGCCATTTCGATGTTCAGCTGATCGGCGGGATCGTGCTTCACGAAGGCAAGATCGCCGAGATGAAGACCGGTGAGGGAAAGACCCTTGCCGCCACTCTTCCTCTCTACCTCAATGCCCTGACGGGTAAGGGAGTCCACCTGGTCACGGTGAACGATTACCTGGCAAAACGAGATGCGGAGTGGATGGGGGGAATTTACCGGTTCCTGGGGATGTCGGTGGGTGTCGTTGTCCATGGAATGAGCGATGAGGAACGCAAGAAGGCTTATGCGTGCGATATCACCTATGGAACCAACAACGAGTTCGGCTTCGACTATCTCCGGGACAACATGAAGTTCGATCTTGGGGACGTTGTTCAGCGGGGATTCCATTACGCCATTGTGGACGAGGTGGACAGTATCCTCATCGACGAGGCCAGGACCCCCCTGATCATCAGCGGTCCGGTGGAAAAGAGCGAGAACAAGGTCTATAACGAGGTCAAGCCCCTGATCATCAACCTCAGGAAAAAACAGGGCGCCATTATTCGATCGATCCTCAAGGAGTTGAAAACCCGGCTGGAGCAAGGAGACGAGGGAGAAAAGACCATTGAGCTGCTCGTCCAGGTCCGGCGGGGAGATCCTAAAAATCCCATATTTTTGGATATCCTGGCCCAGAACCAACACCTCAAGAAACAGATCGATCGCATGGAGAGTATGCTGAGCGCCCAGAAACTCCTGCCCGAACTGGACCAGGACCTTTACTGCGTCATTGATGAGAAGAGCAATTCGGTGGAGCTCACAGAGAAGGGGATCAGGCTTCTTGCCTCCAGCGGAAAGGGCGATTTCGTGCTCCCGGATCTCGACATGGAGAGCTTCGAGATCCGGGAGAACGCTGAGCTGAGCGACGAGGAAAAGGCCGAACGGCTCAAGGAACTGGAGGATCGCTTCATGCGGACCTCCGAACTCCTCCATGCCACCCAGCAGATGATCAAGGCCTACTGGCTTTTCGAGAAGGACGTCCACTACGTGATCAAAGACGCCCAGGTGGTGATCGTGGATGAATTCACGGGACGCATGATGCCCGGTCGCCGTTGGAGTGACGGGCTACACCAGGCCGTCGAGGCCAAGGAGGGCGTAAGTGTCGCCGAGGAGAACCAGACCCTGGCCACCATCACCTTCCAGAACTTTTTCAGAATGTACGAGAAACTCGCCGGCATGACGGGAACGGCCGATACCGAAGCCGCCGAGTTCAACAGCACTTACAACCTGGAGGTCCTGGTCATCCCGACCAACAAGAGGATGATCCGGAAGGACTTCCCCGACGTCATTTACAAGACCGAACGGGAAAAGTTCTTGGCCGTGGTGGAGGAGATCAAGGAACTCTATAAAAAGGGACAACCCGTGCTCGTCGGCACCATCACCATCGAGAAGTCCGAGATGCTGAGCCGGATGCTGAAGCGGGCCGGGATCCCCCACTCCGTCCTGAATGCCAAGCACCATCAGCGGGAAGCGGAGATCATCGCCCAGGCGGGACAGAAACACACGGTGACAATCTCCACCAACATGGCCGGCCGCGGTACCGATATCGTGCTGGGAGAGGGCGTCGTTGAGCTGGGAGGCTTGCACATACTGGGAACCGAAAGGCACGAGAGCCGACGGATCGACAACCAGCTTCGAGGGCGGGCGGGGCGGCAGGGAGACCCCGGCACCTCGCGTTTCTATCTCTCCCTTGAGGACGACCTCTTGAGGATTTTCGGCTCGGATCGGATGGCCAATATCATGGATCGTCTTGGCATGGAGGAAGGCCAACCCATCGAGCACAAGCTGGTTTCCAAGGCCATCGAAAACGCCCAGAGGAAGGTGGAGGCCCACAACTTCGACATCCGTAAGCATCTCCTGGAATACGACGATGTCATGAACAAACACCGGGAGATCATTTACTCCTTGAGGAAGGATATCCTGTCGGGGGACGGCGTCGGGGAGATCGTCCGAAACATGATGGACGAGAAGGTCGAGGAGTTGGTGGAGAGGTTCACGGATCCCAAGGCCTACCCGGATGATTGGGATCTGCAGGGATTGAAGGAGAATATTACCAGGCTGTTCGGTTTTAGGCCCAAGATAGGGCCGGAGGACCTCGGGGAGGAACGGTTCGATGCCCTGAAGACCGAAGAGCTTGTCGAAATGATCAAGGAGCAGGTCCACTCGGTCTACGACAAGCGGGAGGCCTATGTGGGCGCCCAGGATCTTCACACCATCGAGAAGTACATCATCCTGCAGATCATCGACAACCAGTGGGTAACCCATCTCCAGGACATGGAGCATATGAAGGAGGGCATCGGGCTGAGGGGATACGGCCAGATGGATCCTTTGCGGGAATATAAGAAGGAAGGGTATGCTCTTTTCGAGGAACTCATGGACCGGATCCGCGAGGAAAGCCTGATGACCCTCTCCCGCATCCATCTCATGAGGCGCGCTCCGGTGGAGGAGGAGATCCCGAAGAAGAAAAAACGGGCCATGCGGTACAGTCACGGTGACGGGGCGAGCCCGATGACCGTAAAGAGAGAGGGGAAGAAGATCGGTCGGAACGATCCCTGTCCCTGCGGGAGCGGGAAGAAGTACAAGAAGTGCTGCGGCAGGAACAAGTGAAGGCGGCATATCGCCGGGTGCCCTTCTTCGTCCCTTTCTCCCACCGAAGATATTTCCGTTTCAGGATAGCCGAAGGAAGAATCCTTCCGTGAACTCTTGGCTTTGACAGGAACCGAAACCATGGAAGAGAAGAAATTCACCGTAAGGGGCTTCAAGGCCTCAGCCCTGGCTGCAGGGCTTAAAAAGGATCAGAGTTTGGACTTGGGACTCATCGTTTCCGATGTGGAGGCTGTAGGGGCCGCTGTTTTCACGACCAATAGGGTTCAAGCCGCTCCCGTCCTCCTCAGCCGGGAACATGTTCGGGACGGGAGGATAAGGGCGATTATCGCCAATGCCGGGAATGCCAACGCCTGCACGGGTCCGAAGGGCCTTGAGAACGCCCGCCGCACAGCCGAACTGGTTGCAGGCGAACTGGGGGTCCGAGCCGAAGAGGTCCTGGTGGCCTCCACTGGTGTCATCGGGGCCCCTCTCAATATGGACAAGGTGGCGGCGGCCGTCCCGGATCTTGTGCAGTCCCTGTCCCCTGATGGGTTGCCGAAAGTGGCCGAGGCCATCATGACCACCGATTCCTTTCCGAAGAAGGCGGTCTTCGAGGGGAGGGCCGGTGGAAGGGATTACCGGGTCCTGGGGATGGCAAAGGGTGCCGGCATGATCATGCCGGACATGGCCACCATGCTCTGCTTTGTACTGACCGATCTCTGCATCGAGGCCGAACCATTAAAAGCGGTTCTCTCACGGGCCGTGGAGTCTACCTTCAACCGCATTACTGTGGACGGGGATACGAGCACCAATGACATGGCGGCCGTCCTGGCCAACGGCCTCGCCGGAAATCCTTCCCTGTCTTCGGAAGAGCTGGCAGTGTTCCGTGAAGGGCTTACCAGGGTGATGGGGGACCTAGCTATCATGATCGTCCGGGACGGGGAAGGAGCAAGCAAGGTCATCCACGTGATCATCAAAGGAGCCGAATCGGCCGGTGACGCTGAGAAGGCCGCCAGGACCGTTGCGAACTCCCTCCTGGTCAAGACCGCCTGTTACGGCCAGGACCCCAACTGGGGAAGGATCATGGCCGCCCTGGGCCGATCCGGCGTGGCCATGGAAGAGGAGACCGTGGAGATCTGGATAGACGATGTGAAGATCGTGGAAGGAGGGCTTGGCCTGGGTGAGGAGGCCGAGAAGCGGGCCGCCGGGAGGATGCAGGAGGCGGAGTTTTCCCTGGTCGTGGATCTCGGCAGGGGAGGCTTCGAGGACCGAGTTTCCACCTGTGACCTGACCCATGAATACGTGTCCATCAACGCGGATTACCGCACCTGAGATCCGGATTCCCGGGGTGTGGAGGGCAGCGCCCACCGACCTTTTTCGAGAGGGACGCTGTCGTGGTGGAAGCTTGCCCCTGCAGCCCAGGCTTTTCCTTCCAGTGAAACCCGGTTCCAGACCTATGAAAAACGCCCGATTTTGTTCAAGGTCTTTTGGTCCCTGATAACCGGGAATAAATCCCATGGATATTCGATTCCCCATCAGGTACAAGATCTTTTTGGTGATCCTTGTCCCGTCCCTCCTTCTGGTGTTCGTGATCTTCCTGGATTGGCGCCACCTCGGAGAGCTGGGCAGGAGCGCCGAAGACATTCTCTCGAAGAATTACAAGAGCATCCAGGCCGCCCAGCAGGTCCGGCAAGGCCTGGAAGAGATGAGGAACAGGGTCCTGCTCGCCCTTTTTCGGCACAATCCCCGCCCCGGAGGAAAAACACCCCTTTACTATACAGGATCTGGGTGGTGTGCGGGTTATCTTCTAAGTCTGCCGCTTCCCCCAGGGGGAATTCACCATGGCCGTTCCCTATGTCCCGTGGGGCAGGCTCCGTCTATTGACAGGGTCAGGTTTTACGTGTAGTTAGTGTCTTTTATCTTTGAACCGTCCCGACGTGGGCGGGAGGTATCAACTAGTGCCCATCCATAAAGCAGGCAATTTTGTTCAAGGTCAAGGAAGGCGAAGATTTTAACCGCCCCGCTTGGGATGCCAATCGGCAGAGGCACCATACATTGAAGTATTTCGAGGATTCAGATTCCCCGGAGGCAGCGGAAAGCAGGGGCTGACATTTTCTCCGGAGCGGGCGTATTTCGGCCCTGAATCAGGATAGATGAAGGGACGAAATCCGCCGAGGAGAACATGTCAGAGCCTGCTTGAAGCGATAAATTCTATAGGGGCTTAAGAACTTCAAGGATTAAAATATGAGCCTGATGCAGCTTGGTCGCGCCGTAGCCGCGGCGGAGGCGGAAGATTGGAAAAAAGGGCCATTTATGGATGGGCACTAACTAAGCCCGAACCCCCCCCTCTCCCGGATGTTGACTCATCCCGGGGCCTTGGGACTAGAAAAAGGAAGTGGTGATTTAAGGATGATATCCGGGCGAAAGAAACATTTCCATAGTTGAAAGGAGAAGGAGAGGTTCATGCTGGCACGCCCACTGGTTCTTGCAACAACTAACCCGGGAAAGATCAGGGAATTCAAGGAACTGCTCACCGGATTCAAGGTGGACATCCGGAGTCTCAAGGATTTTGGTCCCCTGCCTCCCATCCTGGAGGATGGAAAGACCTTTGATGAAAACGCTTACAAGAAGGCTTCCATGACCGCCCGATACCTTGGGTTGCCTGCCCTGGCCGATGATTCCGGTCTGGTGGTGGAGGCCCTGGGCGGAGCTCCCGGGGTGAACTCGGCTCGCTATGCGGGTGAAGGGGCATCGGATGAGGACAATATCCAGAAACTCCTACGGGCCATGGAAGGCGTTGCCAACAGGAGGGCGCGGTTCGAGTGCGTCCTTTCCATCGCCGTTCCCCGGGGACCCGCCCTCACTTACGAGGGGTTTTGTGAGGGAGAGATACTCCATGAAAAGAGGGGGGAAAACGGGTTCGGCTATGACCCGGTCTTTTATTACCCGCCCATGAAAAAGACCTTTGCCCAGATGAGCAGCGACGAAAAGAACCGGGTCAGCCACAGGGGAAAGGCCATGGCGGAACTGAAGGAGGAGTTTGACAAGGTTCTCCTGTGGCTGGAACAGCGACTCTCGGAGGAGCCTGTTTAGCGCCGGATATCAGTAAGGTGGGATTCATCGCTCCAGATCAAAAGCGACCGTAGACGAATTCTGGTATGAAGACCGAGAGGAGGGCTGATCCCGGGAAAAAGAGCGGGCAAGACATCGAGATGTAACCTTTTTTCCCGGGGTGTCTCCAAGAGAAAAGACAGGGGGAGTTGACAGAAAACTGTGAATGAATACCATAGTAGTATGAGATTCCGATGGGAGTCAAAAAGACCAAAGGAGGAAACATGTTTCAGGTAACGGAAAAGGCCGACCAGAAAATCCAGGAATTTTTCAAGGACAGGGAAGAGCAACGGGTCATCCGCATATTTCTATCCCAGGGCGGCTGAGCCGGTCCCTCTCTGGGAATGGCTCTGGATGAGCCTCGGGAAAACGATGAGATCGTTGACAATAACGGGATCACTTATTTGATCGAAAAAAACCTCTTTGAGCAGGTAAAACCCATCACCGTGGATTTCGTGGAAAGCGCCATGGGATCCGGGTTCTCTATACAGTCGAGCCTTAACATCGGGGGCGGAGGCGGTTGCGGGGGCTGCTCGAGCTGCTGAGGATAAAAAGTTTCATTCTTTCACCGGCCCTGGAAGGATTTCGGGAAAGTCCATTCCAGGGCCGGTGGTTTTTTCTCCCCGAGGGATTTCCTTGGTATGATAGGGCATGGAAACGGCGGGTTTCTGGAATCCACCAGGCGGGAACGAGGGGTGATTCATGCCTTGGGCCTGCATTATCAGCTCCGGGAGGGAGCGCCTCTGAATCCCGTGTTTTTTAAGGAGTGCGTAAAGGCGAGGTCTTGAAAGGCCGGAAATACGACAGGCCTTTTTCACGTTCCAGTGGGTAACCGTCATTAGATCGCGAAGGTATTGGGATTCCGCCTGCCCCATTACCGTGATCCGGAAGTCTTTGAAAGATGGCATGAACAAGGATTCTGTAATGGAGGGGCCGGATCCCTTGATTTTCAAAAGGAAGCGTTGATGGGAACCCCAGAGAAACTTCACCCCCGGCAGGAAGGTTCAAGGATTCCCGAAACCATCCCCGGTATTCAAGGCGCGCCGGATGGTTAGGGCGATTTCGTTCATCACGATGGGTTTCATGATGAATTCCTTGATGCCGGCGGCCTTGGCCGTTTCTTCAGAAACCAACTCGCTGAACCCGGTGCAAAGAATGATCGGGATATTGGATCGAATTCCCAGGATTTCCCTGGCCAGTTCGATGCCTGTCATGTGGGGCATAGTCATGTCCGTGATGACCAGATCGAACTTGTCCGGGTTGGCCCGGAAGGCCTGGAGGGCGTCAAGACTGCCGGTTCTAGCCTCCACCTTGTAATTCAGCCGCAGGAGCATCAATTGAAGGGTCTCTATCATGCCAGGCTCGTCATCCACAAGGAGGATGGTTTCATTCCCCCGGGGTATATGGACGATCTCCTCACACTCTACAGGTGGTCTCTCCGGGCACCTGGGCAGGTATATCTCGAACGTACTTCCCTTTCCCGGCTCACTTTCAACCGTGATGACACCCTTGTGGCTCTTCACGATGCCGAGCACAACCGCCAGGCCCATCCCGGTACCCTCCCCCTTGACCTTGGTCGTAAAGTAAGGTTCAAAGATCCGCTCAAGCACCGCTCGTTCCATGCCGTGCCCTGTATCTGCCACGGTCAGCTTGACGTAACGGCAATTGGCCGTCAATTCAGGATGGCGGGCTTTTTCTTCAGGCCCCACCACCAAGTCCTCCAGCGTCACAGTCAATACGCCCCCGTCCTCTCTCATGGCGTGGGCGGCATTGGTGGCCAGGTTCATGAAGACCTGATGAATTTGGACGGGATCGGCCAGTACGGTATCCTGCTGGCTGAGGATCCGCTGGCGGATTTCAATGGTTGTGGGCAAGGAAGCCCGGAGGAGTTTCAGGGCCTCTTTAATGATCAACCCTACTTTCAGGGGCCTGGGTTCGTGTTCCTGCTGTCGGCTGAAGGTGAGGATCTGCTTGACCAGGTCCCGGGCCCTCTTGGCGCTGTTGAGGATTTGTTCCAGGTTGTTCCTCACTGTATGATCGGGTTGGAGGTCCAGAAGGGCCATTTCGGCGTGAACGATGAGGGGGGTGAGGATGTTGTTGAAGTCATGAGCGATACCCCCGGCAAGGGTACCGATGGCCTCCATCTTCTGGGCATGCTGGAGCATGAGCATGAGTTTCCGCTTTTCTTCTTCATCCTGCTTTTGTCGGGTGATGTCTTCACCAGAGCTCAGGGTGCCCGAGATATTCCCTTCCTTGTCCCTCAGGATGCTGTTGTGCCAGGCGATGATCTTGATGTTTCCATCCTTGGTAAGGATCGGGTTTTCATGGTATTCCACCGGCTGGAGTTTCCCTTCTATCATTCCCTGGAAGAACCCGCGCAAAGGCTCCCGGTTTTCTTCGGGGATGAAGGTGTCGAACCAGTTCTTTCCCAGTATTTCCTCTTCACTGTACCCGAGCACCTCGATTCCCTTCCTGTTGACCAGCGAAACCGTCCCGTTTCGGTCGAGGACGAGAAAAATGACTCCGGCAATATCCAGGTATTTCTGGGCCCTGTCCCGCTCTTCCCGGAGGGCCTCTTCGGCCCGTTTGCGGTCCGTGATATCCCTCACTATGGAAAGGATGGTCGGCTTTCCTTGAAAGTCGAAGAGATGGGCATTGACCTCACAGGGAAAACATGTTCCTTCCTTGGTCCTGTGAACGGATTCAAACAGGATGTGTTTTTCCTTGAAAAGGCGCCTGATACGCTCTCGGAAAGGTTGGTCGCCCCCGTGGTACACAATATTTTCCACGGTCAGCCTGGAGAATTCTTCTTTGCTGTATCCATACTTCCGGCAGGCCTCTTTGTTGACTTCGATGAAGAGTCCTGGACGATCCGGATGCCGAGGCTGATGAACGAGAACTGCATCGTTGATTTTGTCAAAGAGGATCCGGTATCTTTCCCCGGTATCTTCAATGGCATTTTTTGTCTCGATGCACTCAGCCAGACGCGCCTCGAGCTCTTCCACCCTTCGCCGCAACTCTCGAAGCTCCAAATCCCTTTCCATCCCTCAGAACCTCCCGATTGCCCCGGAAAGAGAGGGGCTTCCTTACTTAGTGTCCATCCATAAATGGCCAATTTCCGCAATCTTCCGCCTCCGCCGCGGCTACGGCGTGACCAGGCTGCGTCAGACTCAAATTTTAATCCTCGAAATACTCCAATGTATGGATGCCTATCCCGCTTGGTATCCCAAGCGGGATGGTTAAAATTTTCGTCTTCCTTGACCCTTGGACAAAATTGAACATTTTTCAAAGGCCTCTATACACTGGGCCGAATGATTGCGAAGGGTCCATGATTTTTCCTGTAATTCCTGTTTCTTGAGGGCGTGTTGAAACCCCTTCGCCCTTCATTTTATGCAACGGTGATTCCATGCCTGTCTCTCTCGCCTTTTTTCACATCAAATGCTTTGAAAATGAAATCAACCTATTGTAATTTAAAGATCTTTTGTTGATAGTCACTGAATGGGCATAAACTGATAAAGGAACTCTGAAGCGAACGACAGGAGAGGATTCATGAAGGAAACTGCACAAAAAATTGTGCACCAAGAATTTGTTTCTCTTAGGGGGGTGAGTGGTTCATTGATCCTGGTGCTGGAAGCTTTACACCCCATGTGATTTCGAGTATCAATAGGCCGGAGGAGAAAAAGGATGATGATTCGAGATAAGGTCAAGGAGATATTGAATGAGCTTCCGGAAGGGGTTCAGTTAGTCGGGGCGGCCAAGACCCGGAGTCCCGAGGAAATCCTTGAGGCTGTTGATGCGGGCCTTGAGATTGTGGGGGAGAATTACGTCCAGGAGGCAGAGCGGGCCCATGCCGTTATCGGAAACCGGGTCAAGTGGCACATGATCGGGCACCTGCAAAGAAACAAGGTCAAGAAGGCCGTTGCGATTTTCGACATGATTGAGACGGTCGATTCCCTTCGCCTAGCAAAGGAAATTGACAAGGTCTGCCGGAAGACCGGAAAGGTCATGCCTGTTCTAATCGAGGTCAACAGTGGGGAGGAGGCCGAAAAAACAGGTGTCCTGCCGGGAGAAGTTTTGAACCTGGTAAGAGAGATGAGTACCCTTGACCAGGTCAAGATCATGGGACTCATGACCATGGGGCCCTTTGCAGGGGACCCCGAGGAAGCCCGTCCCTATTTTCGCAAGACCAGGGAGCTTTTTGAGCAGATCAAGCAGGCGGCGTTGCCGGGCGTGGAGATGACC includes:
- a CDS encoding M23 family metallopeptidase, encoding MTAKKITILLIPDGSRRPRQFKIPRAVLWFSFILILGFVGGLYTLITDYWNVKKQMPRLAELEKKTKEQDVQLTALALKVDGMSSKMVKLKQFENQLRVMVNLEPNEDNAQLLGVGGSDPALVDPALFREQDQRKLVRRMYRSLDNLDVDMSAQAEKLSDLCAFLKNQKTLLACTPSIWPTRGWISSRFGFRISPFTNQREFHRGLDICTREGAKIVAPADGVVVKMGRDYGYGIVLTINHKFGIETKYAHLKKILVKRGQTVKRGDVIALVGNTGRSTGPHLHYEVHLNGAAVDPLRYILN
- the secA gene encoding preprotein translocase subunit SecA, producing the protein MLGNLLKGLFGSKNERELKRIAPLVDAINRLEPEFQTLSDEALRAKTDEFRSRLSNGETLEDILPEAFAAVREASVRVLGMRHFDVQLIGGIVLHEGKIAEMKTGEGKTLAATLPLYLNALTGKGVHLVTVNDYLAKRDAEWMGGIYRFLGMSVGVVVHGMSDEERKKAYACDITYGTNNEFGFDYLRDNMKFDLGDVVQRGFHYAIVDEVDSILIDEARTPLIISGPVEKSENKVYNEVKPLIINLRKKQGAIIRSILKELKTRLEQGDEGEKTIELLVQVRRGDPKNPIFLDILAQNQHLKKQIDRMESMLSAQKLLPELDQDLYCVIDEKSNSVELTEKGIRLLASSGKGDFVLPDLDMESFEIRENAELSDEEKAERLKELEDRFMRTSELLHATQQMIKAYWLFEKDVHYVIKDAQVVIVDEFTGRMMPGRRWSDGLHQAVEAKEGVSVAEENQTLATITFQNFFRMYEKLAGMTGTADTEAAEFNSTYNLEVLVIPTNKRMIRKDFPDVIYKTEREKFLAVVEEIKELYKKGQPVLVGTITIEKSEMLSRMLKRAGIPHSVLNAKHHQREAEIIAQAGQKHTVTISTNMAGRGTDIVLGEGVVELGGLHILGTERHESRRIDNQLRGRAGRQGDPGTSRFYLSLEDDLLRIFGSDRMANIMDRLGMEEGQPIEHKLVSKAIENAQRKVEAHNFDIRKHLLEYDDVMNKHREIIYSLRKDILSGDGVGEIVRNMMDEKVEELVERFTDPKAYPDDWDLQGLKENITRLFGFRPKIGPEDLGEERFDALKTEELVEMIKEQVHSVYDKREAYVGAQDLHTIEKYIILQIIDNQWVTHLQDMEHMKEGIGLRGYGQMDPLREYKKEGYALFEELMDRIREESLMTLSRIHLMRRAPVEEEIPKKKKRAMRYSHGDGASPMTVKREGKKIGRNDPCPCGSGKKYKKCCGRNK
- the argJ gene encoding bifunctional glutamate N-acetyltransferase/amino-acid acetyltransferase ArgJ; protein product: MEEKKFTVRGFKASALAAGLKKDQSLDLGLIVSDVEAVGAAVFTTNRVQAAPVLLSREHVRDGRIRAIIANAGNANACTGPKGLENARRTAELVAGELGVRAEEVLVASTGVIGAPLNMDKVAAAVPDLVQSLSPDGLPKVAEAIMTTDSFPKKAVFEGRAGGRDYRVLGMAKGAGMIMPDMATMLCFVLTDLCIEAEPLKAVLSRAVESTFNRITVDGDTSTNDMAAVLANGLAGNPSLSSEELAVFREGLTRVMGDLAIMIVRDGEGASKVIHVIIKGAESAGDAEKAARTVANSLLVKTACYGQDPNWGRIMAALGRSGVAMEEETVEIWIDDVKIVEGGLGLGEEAEKRAAGRMQEAEFSLVVDLGRGGFEDRVSTCDLTHEYVSINADYRT
- a CDS encoding XTP/dITP diphosphatase, which produces MARPLVLATTNPGKIREFKELLTGFKVDIRSLKDFGPLPPILEDGKTFDENAYKKASMTARYLGLPALADDSGLVVEALGGAPGVNSARYAGEGASDEDNIQKLLRAMEGVANRRARFECVLSIAVPRGPALTYEGFCEGEILHEKRGENGFGYDPVFYYPPMKKTFAQMSSDEKNRVSHRGKAMAELKEEFDKVLLWLEQRLSEEPV
- a CDS encoding PAS domain S-box protein, with protein sequence MERDLELRELRRRVEELEARLAECIETKNAIEDTGERYRILFDKINDAVLVHQPRHPDRPGLFIEVNKEACRKYGYSKEEFSRLTVENIVYHGGDQPFRERIRRLFKEKHILFESVHRTKEGTCFPCEVNAHLFDFQGKPTILSIVRDITDRKRAEEALREERDRAQKYLDIAGVIFLVLDRNGTVSLVNRKGIEVLGYSEEEILGKNWFDTFIPEENREPLRGFFQGMIEGKLQPVEYHENPILTKDGNIKIIAWHNSILRDKEGNISGTLSSGEDITRQKQDEEEKRKLMLMLQHAQKMEAIGTLAGGIAHDFNNILTPLIVHAEMALLDLQPDHTVRNNLEQILNSAKRARDLVKQILTFSRQQEHEPRPLKVGLIIKEALKLLRASLPTTIEIRQRILSQQDTVLADPVQIHQVFMNLATNAAHAMREDGGVLTVTLEDLVVGPEEKARHPELTANCRYVKLTVADTGHGMERAVLERIFEPYFTTKVKGEGTGMGLAVVLGIVKSHKGVITVESEPGKGSTFEIYLPRCPERPPVECEEIVHIPRGNETILLVDDEPGMIETLQLMLLRLNYKVEARTGSLDALQAFRANPDKFDLVITDMTMPHMTGIELAREILGIRSNIPIILCTGFSELVSEETAKAAGIKEFIMKPIVMNEIALTIRRALNTGDGFGNP
- a CDS encoding YggS family pyridoxal phosphate-dependent enzyme; its protein translation is MIRDKVKEILNELPEGVQLVGAAKTRSPEEILEAVDAGLEIVGENYVQEAERAHAVIGNRVKWHMIGHLQRNKVKKAVAIFDMIETVDSLRLAKEIDKVCRKTGKVMPVLIEVNSGEEAEKTGVLPGEVLNLVREMSTLDQVKIMGLMTMGPFAGDPEEARPYFRKTRELFEQIKQAALPGVEMTYLSMGMSNSYRVALEEGANIVRIGTRLFGERRS